One part of the Microvirga sp. TS319 genome encodes these proteins:
- a CDS encoding chemotaxis protein CheW, which yields MSGAASSAAAQTFLTVQVGDERFALPASDVAEVIRPPAVTRVPLGPSSLLGLANLRGAVMPVVALHSLLGRASRPCATARVIVVDRGAPVGLVIDKVVSLEAGGAASTDTTDMGAEGGPPAQPIDLDALLGRDFGNFARPMQHRQSAAPLELQTPSAVVRDEVALVCFAVAAQDFALPLTAVHEIVAFPDEVAIVPRTDGVMLGVMALRGQLLPLVSLRGLLGLPAGGQGSARSRVVVARVGAGLVGLAIDGMREILRVPASIIDPVPAILTRGNAEAQIQGICRLDGGQRLVSVLSTDHLFRDQTLIDRMMPQSEARYDMDRDMDTADGRLGDDEQFIVFRLGGEEYGLPIGSVDEVVRPPDTLTRLPKAPAFIEGVMNLRGRVVPVIDQRRRFRLETRDERRRERIVVVRIDHMQAGFVVDTVSEVLKIPQNQLRPTPDLAADGSQIIDRVANIEVEGRMILLLNPRELLDRAEKDLLAAMTEDNPERATS from the coding sequence ATGTCCGGGGCGGCCTCTTCGGCTGCAGCACAGACGTTCCTGACGGTGCAGGTGGGGGACGAGCGCTTTGCCTTGCCTGCATCCGATGTCGCCGAGGTGATCCGCCCTCCGGCCGTCACCCGCGTGCCGCTCGGACCCTCAAGCCTCCTGGGGCTTGCCAACCTGCGCGGCGCAGTGATGCCGGTGGTGGCGCTGCACAGCCTTCTCGGACGGGCGAGCCGCCCTTGCGCAACCGCCCGCGTCATCGTTGTCGATCGCGGCGCCCCGGTCGGTCTCGTCATCGACAAGGTGGTGTCCCTGGAGGCGGGCGGCGCGGCATCTACTGACACAACTGACATGGGTGCCGAAGGTGGTCCGCCTGCGCAGCCGATCGATCTCGATGCACTGCTGGGCAGGGATTTCGGGAACTTCGCCCGTCCCATGCAGCACAGACAGAGTGCGGCTCCTCTTGAGCTTCAGACGCCGAGTGCCGTCGTGCGGGACGAGGTCGCCCTCGTGTGCTTCGCTGTCGCCGCGCAGGATTTTGCGCTGCCGCTCACTGCGGTGCATGAGATCGTGGCGTTCCCCGACGAAGTCGCGATCGTCCCGCGGACGGATGGCGTCATGCTGGGAGTCATGGCGCTGCGCGGGCAATTGCTGCCGCTGGTATCGCTGCGCGGGCTCCTCGGCCTGCCTGCAGGTGGGCAGGGCAGCGCCCGGTCGCGAGTGGTCGTGGCGCGCGTCGGCGCGGGTCTGGTGGGATTGGCCATCGACGGCATGAGGGAGATCCTTCGGGTTCCCGCCAGTATCATCGACCCCGTGCCGGCGATCCTCACCCGCGGAAATGCGGAGGCTCAAATCCAGGGCATCTGCCGCCTCGATGGTGGACAGCGTCTGGTCTCGGTGCTGTCGACAGACCATCTGTTCCGGGATCAGACCCTGATTGATCGGATGATGCCGCAATCGGAGGCACGCTACGACATGGATCGCGACATGGACACGGCCGATGGACGCCTGGGTGATGACGAGCAATTCATCGTGTTCCGCCTCGGCGGCGAGGAATATGGCTTGCCCATTGGATCCGTCGATGAGGTGGTACGCCCGCCCGACACGCTGACGCGCCTGCCCAAGGCGCCTGCCTTTATCGAGGGCGTCATGAATTTGCGCGGCCGCGTCGTTCCCGTGATCGATCAGAGGCGGCGCTTCAGGCTGGAGACCCGGGACGAGCGGCGGCGGGAACGCATCGTCGTCGTCAGAATCGACCACATGCAGGCTGGCTTCGTCGTCGACACGGTGTCGGAGGTTCTCAAGATCCCTCAAAACCAGCTTCGCCCGACCCCCGATCTCGCGGCAGACGGGAGTCAGATCATCGACCGCGTCGCCAATATCGAGGTCGAAGGACGAATGATCCTTCTGCTCAATCCACGCGAATTGCTGGACAGGGCTGAAAAGGACCTGCTCGCCGCGATGACCGAGGACAATCCGGAGCGGGCCACTTCGTGA
- the cheB gene encoding chemotaxis-specific protein-glutamate methyltransferase CheB, with protein MIRLLIVDDSPLMRRLLGRIFTAEGDFEIAYARNGLEALEQLAAFEPDVITLDVYMPEMDGLACLDRIMLLRPCPVVMVSSLTEAGADVTLQALELGAVDFIAKPVRAVSLEIEALAPRLVEKVRAAARARLPSSLRLAERVRLRSGLNRAPAAAPRAHAAAPPSKRRIEGAPTHGLVLVGTSTGGPPALDALLSRLPAGFPWPVVVAQHMPGSFTGPLARRLDKLCALTVTEATQPMRLASGHVYIGKGDADIIVSARPDGPIVMPAPSLPEYRWHPSVDRMVDSAQQHFPPECLIGVLMTGMGSDGAETMARLRAQGGRTIAEAEESAVVWGMPGELVRRGGAQVIAPLEKIADRLMDMVERS; from the coding sequence GTGATCCGGCTGCTCATCGTCGATGATTCTCCTCTGATGCGACGCCTCCTCGGCCGGATCTTCACGGCCGAGGGCGATTTCGAGATCGCCTATGCCCGCAACGGGTTGGAGGCTCTGGAGCAGCTCGCCGCGTTCGAGCCGGACGTGATCACGCTCGACGTCTACATGCCCGAGATGGATGGCCTCGCATGTCTCGACCGCATCATGCTGCTGCGACCGTGTCCGGTGGTGATGGTTTCGTCACTCACAGAGGCCGGCGCCGATGTGACACTTCAAGCTCTGGAACTCGGTGCCGTCGATTTCATCGCGAAGCCCGTGCGAGCGGTTTCTTTGGAAATCGAGGCGCTTGCCCCCAGGCTCGTCGAGAAGGTGCGTGCCGCGGCACGCGCCCGCCTGCCCAGCAGCCTGCGGCTGGCCGAGCGGGTGCGTCTGCGCAGCGGTTTGAACCGTGCCCCCGCAGCGGCACCGCGGGCACACGCTGCCGCACCGCCATCGAAGCGGCGGATCGAGGGGGCTCCGACTCATGGGCTCGTTCTGGTCGGCACCTCGACGGGAGGCCCGCCGGCGCTAGATGCCCTCCTGTCCCGATTGCCAGCCGGTTTTCCCTGGCCGGTCGTGGTAGCCCAGCACATGCCCGGCTCATTCACCGGCCCCCTGGCCCGTCGTCTCGACAAGCTCTGTGCTCTCACCGTCACGGAGGCCACTCAGCCGATGCGGCTCGCATCCGGCCATGTCTATATCGGCAAAGGTGATGCGGATATCATCGTCAGCGCCCGCCCAGACGGTCCGATCGTGATGCCCGCGCCGTCGCTGCCGGAATACCGCTGGCATCCGAGCGTCGATCGCATGGTGGACAGCGCTCAGCAGCATTTCCCGCCCGAGTGCCTGATCGGCGTGCTCATGACCGGGATGGGAAGCGACGGTGCTGAAACCATGGCGCGCCTGCGGGCGCAGGGCGGCCGCACCATCGCGGAAGCGGAAGAGAGCGCCGTCGTGTGGGGCATGCCCGGCGAGCTCGTTCGGCGCGGCGGCGCGCAGGTGATCGCGCCCTTGGAGAAGATCGCCGACCGGCTCATGGACATGGTGGAGCGCTCATGA